In a single window of the Streptomyces sp. NBC_00353 genome:
- a CDS encoding IclR family transcriptional regulator, translated as MQRKASAGSCSVTARALQVLEAFAPDRSVLRLAEISRHTGLPLTTAHRLVKELADWGALEREPNGGYRIGLRLWEIASLAPRGLGLREAALPHLSDLGHITRENVQLAVREELSVVYVERLAGRDAVRVLTRVGGRFDLASTGVGLVLLAHAGQDVQEQVLSRPLVRHTEKTLCSAAEVRRALAEVRRTGVAVSDRQVTMDAVSFAAPVYGPENAVVAAVSVVAHADAVNPHALAPLVQVAARGISRSLGARLRSSVA; from the coding sequence ATGCAGCGCAAAGCCTCGGCCGGCAGCTGTTCGGTGACAGCCAGGGCTCTGCAGGTGCTGGAAGCATTCGCTCCGGATCGGTCCGTGCTGCGGCTCGCCGAGATCTCCCGCCACACCGGCCTGCCCCTCACCACCGCTCACCGGCTGGTGAAGGAGCTGGCCGACTGGGGCGCGCTCGAACGCGAGCCGAACGGCGGATATCGCATCGGGTTGAGGCTGTGGGAGATTGCCTCCCTCGCCCCGCGCGGCCTCGGCCTGCGCGAGGCGGCCCTGCCGCACCTCTCCGACCTCGGCCACATCACCCGCGAGAACGTGCAGCTGGCCGTCCGCGAGGAGTTGTCCGTCGTGTACGTGGAGCGCCTCGCGGGCCGCGACGCAGTCCGGGTCCTCACCCGCGTCGGCGGGCGATTCGACCTCGCGTCCACCGGCGTCGGCCTCGTCCTGCTCGCTCACGCCGGCCAGGATGTCCAGGAACAGGTGCTCTCCCGACCGCTCGTCCGGCACACGGAGAAGACCCTCTGCTCCGCGGCCGAGGTCCGCCGCGCTCTTGCCGAGGTGCGCCGCACCGGAGTCGCCGTCAGCGACCGGCAGGTGACCATGGACGCCGTCTCGTTCGCCGCCCCGGTGTACGGGCCGGAGAACGCCGTCGTCGCCGCGGTATCGGTGGTCGCCCACGCGGACGCCGTGAACCCGCACGCCCTCGCCCCTCTGGTGCAGGTCGCGGCGCGCGGCATCTCCCGCTCCCTCGGCGCACGGCTCAGATCCTCGGTCGCCTGA
- a CDS encoding endonuclease/exonuclease/phosphatase family protein: MTDNDPPWLRVMSFNLHVDWPASPHPWRERRDVVAHLLRMERPHLIGTQEGLHGPLQDLEADLGPEHYGWIGQGREGGSRGEFMAIGYDRTRLRPLEYDHFWLSGTPQEPGSNTWGGSWTRMVTWVRFHDLSGGGELFAANTHFDDASAYARECSAELLAERLNTLAPDVPRIVTGDFNTPAGDSTVHAALLPRADLVDTWEAAEERGPAHGTFHDYRPPVPGGDRIDWILASRGTRVRRATLNDFAPNGRYPSDHLPVQALLRTAC; this comes from the coding sequence ATGACGGACAACGATCCGCCCTGGCTGCGGGTCATGAGTTTCAATCTGCATGTCGACTGGCCCGCATCGCCCCACCCCTGGCGCGAGCGGCGGGACGTGGTGGCTCACCTGCTGCGCATGGAGCGGCCCCATCTGATCGGCACTCAAGAGGGGCTCCACGGACCACTGCAGGATCTCGAGGCCGACCTCGGGCCGGAGCACTACGGGTGGATCGGCCAGGGCAGAGAGGGCGGCAGCCGCGGAGAGTTCATGGCCATCGGCTACGACCGCACAAGGCTCCGACCTCTGGAGTACGACCACTTCTGGCTCTCCGGCACCCCGCAGGAGCCCGGCTCCAACACCTGGGGAGGGAGCTGGACCCGGATGGTCACATGGGTGCGCTTCCATGACCTGTCGGGCGGCGGCGAGCTGTTCGCCGCGAACACCCACTTCGACGACGCGAGCGCATACGCGCGGGAGTGCTCCGCCGAGCTCCTCGCCGAACGGCTCAACACGCTCGCGCCCGACGTTCCGCGCATCGTCACCGGTGACTTCAACACACCCGCGGGCGACAGCACCGTACACGCGGCGCTCCTGCCCCGGGCGGATCTCGTGGACACCTGGGAAGCCGCCGAGGAACGCGGCCCGGCCCACGGCACCTTCCACGACTACCGGCCGCCGGTCCCGGGCGGCGACCGCATCGACTGGATCCTCGCGTCCCGCGGCACCCGAGTGCGCCGTGCCACGCTCAACGACTTCGCACCGAACGGCCGTTACCCCAGCGACCATCTGCCCGTACAGGCACTCCTGCGCACCGCATGCTGA
- a CDS encoding alpha-amylase family glycosyl hydrolase, whose product MMSPRPATEWLADAVLYQIYPQSFADSNGDGIGDFAGIEARLDHLAWLGVNTVWFNPCFASPFLDAGYDVSDYLTVAPRYGTNDDLARLTDAASRRGIRVLLDLVAGHTSDQHPWFTASADDPSDDRYIWADPADPAALPEGFVASPGTRPGFYLPNFFDSQPALNFGYARMHEAEPWRLPVDAEGPRANRQALREIMDHWLTLGLSGFRVDMAASLVKDDPGQAQSAAVWRELRSWLDAKHPQAALLSEWGDPATSVPAGFHADFFLQFGPKDDGLALRSLWNNFEGTVSEQWQPQAPYFDAEGKGSPRTFLADWRDATDAVGDAGFISLPTANHDFSRLACGPRTAEQLPAAFVFQLTWPTLPAIYYGDEIGMRYVPGLPGHEGSRLGPRYNRAGSRTPMQWDDSPNAGFSTAPADRLYLPVDPDPGRPTVAAQRADDGSLLHLVRRLIALRKDIRELGAAGSTEILHADYPLVYIRGGRYLVVVNPRRDAAESAAPAGRAARLEANGVIVTGDRIRAEGFGYGIFEL is encoded by the coding sequence ATGATGTCCCCCCGCCCCGCCACCGAATGGCTCGCCGACGCCGTCCTGTACCAGATCTATCCGCAGAGCTTTGCCGACTCCAACGGTGACGGCATCGGAGACTTCGCCGGAATCGAGGCCAGGCTGGACCATCTCGCCTGGCTGGGCGTGAACACCGTCTGGTTCAACCCGTGCTTCGCCTCGCCGTTCCTCGACGCGGGCTACGACGTCAGCGACTACCTCACCGTCGCGCCGCGCTACGGCACCAACGACGACCTCGCCCGCCTCACCGATGCCGCGTCGCGCCGCGGCATCCGCGTACTGCTCGACCTGGTCGCAGGCCACACTTCGGACCAGCACCCCTGGTTCACAGCTTCGGCCGACGACCCGTCCGACGACCGCTACATCTGGGCCGACCCGGCGGACCCGGCCGCACTGCCGGAAGGATTCGTGGCCTCGCCGGGCACCCGGCCCGGCTTCTACCTGCCGAACTTCTTCGATTCCCAGCCCGCCCTCAACTTCGGCTACGCCCGCATGCACGAGGCTGAACCCTGGCGTCTGCCCGTCGACGCCGAGGGACCGCGCGCCAACCGCCAGGCCCTGCGCGAGATCATGGACCACTGGCTGACCCTCGGCCTGTCCGGATTCCGCGTCGACATGGCGGCCTCCCTCGTCAAGGACGACCCCGGCCAGGCGCAGTCCGCCGCGGTCTGGCGGGAACTTCGCAGCTGGCTGGATGCCAAGCATCCGCAGGCGGCGCTGCTCTCCGAATGGGGGGACCCCGCAACGTCCGTCCCGGCCGGCTTCCACGCCGACTTCTTCCTGCAGTTCGGCCCCAAGGACGACGGGCTCGCACTGCGTTCCCTGTGGAACAACTTCGAGGGCACCGTCAGCGAGCAATGGCAGCCGCAGGCGCCCTACTTCGACGCCGAGGGCAAGGGCTCCCCGCGCACCTTCCTCGCCGACTGGCGCGACGCGACAGACGCCGTCGGTGACGCCGGCTTCATCTCCCTGCCCACGGCCAACCACGACTTCTCCCGGCTGGCCTGCGGCCCGCGTACCGCCGAACAGTTGCCCGCCGCCTTCGTCTTCCAGCTCACCTGGCCCACGCTGCCCGCGATCTACTACGGCGACGAGATCGGCATGCGCTACGTGCCCGGCCTGCCCGGGCACGAGGGCAGCCGGCTCGGCCCCCGCTACAACCGAGCCGGCTCCCGAACCCCCATGCAGTGGGACGACTCGCCGAACGCGGGCTTCTCCACCGCGCCCGCTGACCGCCTCTACCTCCCCGTCGACCCGGACCCGGGCCGTCCGACGGTCGCGGCCCAGCGCGCCGACGACGGCTCCCTCCTGCACCTGGTGCGCCGCCTCATCGCACTGCGCAAGGACATCCGTGAGCTGGGCGCCGCGGGCAGCACGGAGATCCTGCACGCCGACTATCCGCTGGTGTACATCCGCGGCGGCCGCTACCTCGTGGTGGTCAACCCGCGCCGCGACGCCGCCGAGTCTGCCGCCCCCGCGGGCAGGGCCGCCCGTCTGGAGGCCAACGGCGTCATTGTGACCGGCGACCGGATCCGGGCCGAGGGCTTCGGATACGGCATATTCGAGCTATGA
- a CDS encoding glycoside hydrolase family 3 N-terminal domain-containing protein produces MTVQEKLGQIQQLTWTGDTGPGGGQTEQTEAAARAGLLGSVLNIHGARHSNSLQRIAVEESRLGIPLLFGLDVIHGFWTAFPIPLAQASSFDPEVARRDAEVSAKEARSEGVRWTFSPMMDVTHEPRWGRIAESCGEDPYLNAAFAVAKVQGYQGPADGSELSRMDRIAACAKHFVAYGGAEGGRDYNTVDVSEQRLRNLYLPPFKAAVDAGVATVMAAFNTIGGVPAHGNAHTMNSVLKEEWGFKGFVVSDYTGVEELMAHGFAEDGADAGRLALTAGLDMEMVSTNVADHGEALLSDGLITMERLDDAVTRILQLKFDLGLFDNPYTDESAAVAEPTAAARAASRESAARSMVLLRNEGSVLPLSPAAGSIAVVGPFADSTGLHGTWAGPGASRFPSVSILDAVREAAPGTKVTHAGQDPTRAAAAAAAAEVTVVVVGEDPELSGEAAVRSDIGLPAGQEELIAAVAATGKPFVVVLVNGRPLVLGDWLDSAPAVLEAWHPGIEAGHAVADVLFGSVNPGGKLPITFPRAVGQIPLYYNHESTGRPYNPARPEEKFVSKYLDLADGPRFPFGYGLSYTTFAVSRPQLSQESIARDALERGETVEVSLTVTNTGERAGDEVVQLYVHDVAAGIAQPVRRLRGFERVGLAPGRSTTVSFRLGAQDLGFWTNDPAGTFTIERGRIDVYTGTSSTTRDCCPLTVV; encoded by the coding sequence ATGACGGTCCAGGAGAAGCTGGGTCAGATCCAGCAGTTGACCTGGACCGGCGACACCGGCCCGGGCGGTGGTCAGACCGAGCAGACGGAGGCCGCGGCCCGTGCGGGACTGCTCGGCTCGGTGCTCAACATCCACGGCGCCCGGCACAGCAACTCCCTCCAGCGCATCGCTGTCGAGGAGTCCCGGCTCGGCATCCCGCTGCTCTTCGGCCTGGACGTCATCCATGGCTTCTGGACCGCCTTCCCGATCCCGCTGGCCCAGGCGTCCAGCTTCGACCCGGAGGTGGCACGGCGGGACGCCGAGGTGTCGGCGAAGGAGGCCCGGTCCGAGGGTGTGCGCTGGACCTTCTCCCCCATGATGGACGTCACCCACGAGCCGCGCTGGGGCCGGATCGCGGAGAGCTGCGGCGAAGACCCCTATCTCAACGCCGCCTTCGCGGTGGCCAAGGTGCAGGGTTACCAGGGTCCGGCCGACGGCAGCGAGCTGTCGCGCATGGACCGGATCGCCGCCTGTGCCAAGCACTTCGTCGCCTACGGCGGCGCCGAGGGCGGTCGCGACTACAACACGGTCGACGTCTCCGAGCAGCGGCTGCGCAACCTCTACCTGCCGCCCTTCAAGGCGGCGGTCGACGCCGGAGTGGCCACCGTCATGGCCGCGTTCAACACGATCGGCGGAGTACCCGCGCACGGCAACGCGCACACGATGAACTCCGTCCTCAAGGAGGAGTGGGGCTTCAAGGGCTTCGTGGTCAGTGACTACACGGGCGTCGAGGAGCTGATGGCACACGGCTTCGCCGAGGACGGCGCCGACGCGGGCAGGCTCGCGCTGACCGCCGGCCTCGACATGGAGATGGTCTCCACGAACGTGGCCGACCACGGCGAGGCATTGCTGTCCGACGGCCTGATCACGATGGAGCGCCTCGACGATGCGGTGACGCGCATCCTGCAGCTGAAATTCGATCTGGGACTGTTCGACAACCCGTACACCGACGAGTCGGCGGCTGTCGCCGAACCCACCGCCGCCGCGCGGGCCGCGTCCCGTGAGAGCGCCGCCCGGTCGATGGTCCTGCTCAGGAACGAGGGTTCCGTCCTCCCGCTGAGCCCTGCCGCCGGCTCGATCGCGGTCGTCGGCCCCTTCGCCGACTCCACCGGTCTGCACGGCACTTGGGCGGGACCCGGTGCGTCCAGGTTCCCCTCCGTCAGCATCCTGGACGCCGTTCGCGAGGCGGCGCCCGGCACGAAGGTCACGCACGCCGGTCAGGACCCGACCCGGGCGGCCGCCGCCGCCGCAGCCGCCGAGGTCACCGTCGTGGTGGTGGGCGAAGACCCCGAGCTCAGCGGTGAGGCGGCCGTGCGCAGCGACATCGGTCTGCCCGCGGGTCAGGAGGAGCTCATCGCAGCCGTCGCCGCGACCGGCAAGCCCTTCGTGGTGGTGCTGGTGAACGGCAGGCCGCTGGTGCTGGGCGACTGGCTGGACTCCGCGCCCGCGGTACTGGAGGCCTGGCACCCCGGCATCGAGGCCGGTCACGCGGTCGCGGATGTACTCTTCGGCTCGGTCAACCCGGGGGGCAAGCTGCCCATCACCTTCCCGCGGGCCGTGGGTCAGATCCCCCTCTATTACAACCACGAGAGCACGGGCCGCCCGTACAACCCGGCACGGCCGGAGGAGAAGTTCGTCTCGAAGTATCTGGACCTGGCCGACGGACCGCGCTTCCCCTTCGGATACGGCCTCAGCTACACGACCTTCGCCGTCTCACGGCCGCAGTTGAGCCAGGAGAGCATCGCGAGGGACGCCTTGGAGCGAGGCGAGACGGTCGAGGTGTCGCTGACGGTCACCAACACCGGCGAGCGGGCGGGCGACGAGGTGGTCCAGCTCTACGTCCACGACGTGGCGGCCGGCATCGCCCAGCCGGTGCGCCGACTGCGTGGTTTCGAGCGGGTCGGCCTCGCACCGGGCCGGAGCACCACCGTGTCCTTCCGTCTCGGTGCGCAGGACCTCGGCTTCTGGACCAACGACCCTGCGGGGACGTTCACCATCGAACGCGGCCGCATCGACGTCTACACGGGCACGAGTTCGACGACGCGGGACTGCTGCCCGCTGACCGTGGTCTGA
- a CDS encoding PDR/VanB family oxidoreductase, with protein MTRSTTAPETELELVVARRTDEADGVVSLELRRADGASLPVWTPGAHIDLLLAPDLVRQYSLCSSPEEAEVWRVAVLRENDGRGGSLHVHDTLAEGDAVRVRGPRNHFPLERAERYLFIAGGIGVTPIIPMLAEAERLGSSWEMAYGGRTLASMAFRDELVKRYEERVRVRPEDEYGLLDLDALLGTPQPGTLIYCCGPEPLLKAVEERCADWPDGALHLERFTPKELQAPLRDGAFDVELAQSGITVTVPPDKSVLQVVEEAGVQVLSSCQEGTCGTCETGVLAGTVDHRDSLLTPAEQSSHDTMMICISRALCPRLVLDL; from the coding sequence ATGACCAGAAGCACCACCGCACCCGAGACCGAACTCGAACTCGTCGTGGCCCGCCGTACCGACGAGGCGGACGGCGTCGTCTCACTCGAACTGCGGCGGGCCGACGGCGCCTCCCTGCCCGTCTGGACGCCCGGCGCGCACATCGACCTCCTGCTTGCACCGGACCTTGTACGGCAGTACTCGCTGTGTTCCTCGCCGGAAGAAGCGGAGGTGTGGCGCGTCGCCGTCCTCCGGGAGAACGACGGCCGCGGCGGCTCCCTCCACGTGCACGACACGCTGGCCGAAGGCGACGCGGTCCGGGTGCGCGGTCCGCGCAATCACTTCCCCCTGGAGCGCGCCGAACGGTACCTCTTCATCGCGGGCGGCATCGGCGTCACACCGATCATCCCCATGCTGGCTGAGGCCGAACGGCTCGGATCATCATGGGAGATGGCGTACGGAGGGCGGACCCTTGCGTCGATGGCCTTCCGTGACGAACTCGTCAAGCGGTACGAGGAGCGGGTGCGGGTCCGTCCCGAGGACGAGTACGGCCTACTAGACCTCGACGCGCTCCTGGGGACCCCGCAGCCGGGCACACTCATCTACTGCTGCGGCCCGGAGCCGCTGCTCAAGGCCGTCGAGGAGCGGTGCGCCGACTGGCCCGACGGCGCCCTGCACCTCGAACGGTTCACACCGAAGGAGCTGCAGGCGCCCCTGCGGGACGGGGCGTTCGATGTCGAACTGGCGCAGTCCGGCATCACGGTGACCGTCCCGCCGGACAAGTCCGTGCTCCAGGTGGTCGAGGAGGCCGGCGTGCAGGTCCTCTCCTCCTGTCAGGAGGGCACCTGCGGCACCTGTGAAACCGGCGTGCTGGCCGGCACGGTCGACCACCGCGACTCGCTCCTCACCCCCGCCGAGCAGAGCAGTCACGACACGATGATGATCTGCATCTCCCGGGCGTTGTGCCCGAGGCTCGTCCTGGATCTGTGA
- a CDS encoding aconitase X swivel domain-containing protein has translation MSDAVVLRGRTVVPGLVEGEALVSSETVSGWGGIDPARGIVIERRHPLYGQSFAGKILVFPGAKGSSGWAGFFQATRLAGTAPLGMIFVTTTTKAALGAVVTRVPTVTGLDQDPLTVIRTGDRVRIDADHGTVTVRPAPIPHTTMHPSATRSCP, from the coding sequence ATGAGCGACGCCGTCGTCCTGCGGGGGCGGACCGTCGTCCCCGGCCTCGTGGAGGGCGAGGCACTCGTATCGTCCGAGACGGTCTCCGGATGGGGCGGCATCGACCCGGCCCGCGGCATCGTCATCGAACGCCGACACCCGCTGTACGGTCAGTCCTTCGCCGGGAAGATCCTGGTGTTCCCGGGCGCCAAGGGTTCCTCCGGATGGGCGGGCTTCTTCCAGGCGACCCGGCTCGCCGGCACCGCCCCCCTCGGCATGATCTTCGTGACGACGACCACCAAGGCCGCTCTCGGCGCGGTCGTCACCCGCGTACCCACCGTGACCGGCCTGGACCAGGACCCGCTGACCGTCATCCGCACAGGCGACCGGGTCCGCATCGATGCCGACCACGGCACCGTCACCGTGCGCCCCGCACCGATCCCGCACACCACCATGCACCCCTCAGCGACGAGGAGCTGTCCATGA
- a CDS encoding aromatic ring-hydroxylating dioxygenase subunit alpha yields the protein MTTTSFARNQWYVAAYGSEIGRELFTRTICGESILFWRTEAGEVTAMADRCVHRRFPLSEKPSRLDGDTVVCGYHGFTYGADGVCVSVPGQKRVPRTARLTSYPVTEQDSFVWVWIGDHDQADKTLIPRAPWLDSPDYTTVCGMEPLAARYGLLVDNLLDLSHETYLHGGYIGTPEVAETPITTAVDDKAGIVHVSRHMDDAACPPFYSESTGITGRITRWQDIEYHAPCLYLLHSRIAPVSTPGPHADGSDPDAFHVEVVYAITPETEHSTHDFWAVARDFALEDEKVSDFLRENNRTVVLQDVVALDKLEQVIASEPAGTQELSINIDTGGLAARRILERMVEAGTAGSAVGVR from the coding sequence ATGACGACGACGTCATTCGCGCGCAACCAGTGGTACGTGGCCGCCTACGGCAGCGAGATCGGTCGGGAGCTGTTCACCCGCACCATCTGCGGCGAGTCGATCCTCTTCTGGCGCACCGAGGCGGGCGAGGTCACCGCCATGGCGGACCGCTGCGTGCACCGCCGTTTCCCGCTCTCCGAGAAGCCGAGCCGGCTGGACGGCGACACGGTCGTCTGCGGCTACCACGGTTTCACCTACGGTGCGGACGGCGTGTGCGTGAGCGTGCCCGGACAGAAGCGCGTGCCGCGCACCGCCCGGCTCACCTCCTACCCCGTCACGGAGCAGGACTCCTTCGTGTGGGTGTGGATCGGCGACCACGACCAGGCCGACAAGACATTGATCCCCCGCGCCCCCTGGCTGGACTCGCCCGACTACACCACCGTCTGCGGCATGGAGCCGCTGGCGGCCCGCTACGGCCTTCTCGTCGACAACCTGCTCGACCTGTCCCACGAGACGTACCTGCACGGCGGCTACATCGGCACGCCCGAGGTCGCCGAGACCCCGATCACCACCGCGGTCGACGACAAGGCGGGCATCGTCCACGTCAGTCGGCACATGGACGACGCGGCCTGCCCGCCGTTCTACTCCGAGTCCACCGGCATCACCGGCCGCATCACGCGATGGCAGGACATCGAGTACCACGCTCCCTGTCTCTACCTTCTGCACTCCCGCATCGCCCCCGTCAGCACGCCGGGCCCGCACGCCGACGGCAGCGATCCGGACGCCTTCCACGTAGAGGTCGTCTACGCCATCACCCCCGAGACCGAGCACAGCACCCACGACTTCTGGGCCGTGGCACGCGACTTCGCCCTGGAGGACGAGAAGGTCTCCGACTTCCTGCGGGAGAACAATCGCACCGTCGTTCTCCAGGACGTCGTCGCACTCGACAAGCTGGAGCAGGTCATCGCCTCCGAGCCGGCCGGGACGCAGGAGCTCAGTATCAACATCGACACCGGTGGCCTGGCCGCCCGGCGCATCCTCGAGCGAATGGTCGAGGCCGGCACCGCCGGATCCGCGGTGGGCGTCCGATGA
- a CDS encoding MFS transporter, whose protein sequence is MRAAPSVVELAPIVERQRASRSWLLMYAVCCLITFLDGFDFQILSFAATDIRKDFALTETQLGTLGTVGLFGTMIGALIMGYLADRIGRRPIIALSVVGFGLFMLGFAYADTYGHLVALRFVSGLFLGGVLPLTWALAAEYAPKRFRVTAVSIIMAGYTLGGAAGGPVSNWLVPEHGWRSVFVVGGVCSLLTVFAMLALLPESVKFLALKARPGSDERIARILARLQPDLAIEPGTRFTTGDPQQADHGKRFTPAQLFRGHLMGITPLLWLVYLLSSALIYFMVFWTPMINERMGFSVSAAATIAACASVAGAVGQLFISRFVDRKGAGTILWMPLAAVVCMLVLGTGALVPAVYVAFVIGAKMFINSGHGGITSIAGTFYPTAIRANGAAWASSVAKVGAMAGPWLGGVILDAGLGARGAFIVFSVCPAVMVLVLFALGRVQRRLPAEAEGALSAELPATGVAAARPAVQI, encoded by the coding sequence ATGAGAGCCGCACCATCCGTTGTGGAACTGGCCCCGATCGTCGAGCGGCAGCGCGCGAGCCGCTCATGGCTGCTGATGTACGCCGTCTGCTGCCTGATCACCTTCCTGGACGGCTTCGACTTCCAGATCCTGTCGTTCGCCGCCACCGACATCCGGAAGGATTTCGCGCTCACCGAGACCCAGCTCGGCACCCTCGGTACGGTCGGCCTCTTCGGCACCATGATCGGTGCTTTGATCATGGGTTATCTGGCCGACCGGATCGGCCGCCGTCCCATCATCGCCCTCTCGGTCGTCGGCTTCGGCCTCTTCATGCTCGGCTTCGCCTATGCGGACACCTACGGACACCTGGTCGCCCTGCGGTTCGTCTCCGGGCTCTTCCTCGGCGGGGTCCTCCCACTGACCTGGGCCCTGGCGGCCGAGTACGCGCCGAAGCGGTTCCGGGTGACCGCTGTGTCGATCATCATGGCCGGCTACACCCTCGGCGGCGCCGCGGGCGGGCCCGTCTCCAACTGGCTGGTTCCCGAACACGGTTGGCGCTCGGTGTTCGTCGTCGGCGGTGTCTGCTCCCTGCTCACCGTCTTTGCGATGCTGGCGCTGTTGCCCGAGTCGGTGAAGTTCCTGGCGCTGAAGGCCCGCCCTGGCAGCGATGAGCGCATCGCCCGCATCCTGGCCCGCCTCCAGCCGGACCTGGCCATCGAGCCCGGAACCCGCTTCACCACCGGCGACCCGCAACAGGCCGACCACGGCAAGCGGTTCACCCCCGCCCAGCTCTTCCGCGGCCACCTCATGGGCATCACACCACTGCTGTGGCTGGTCTATCTGCTCTCCTCGGCGCTGATCTACTTCATGGTCTTCTGGACCCCGATGATCAACGAGCGGATGGGCTTCAGCGTGAGCGCCGCCGCCACCATCGCGGCATGCGCGAGCGTCGCGGGCGCCGTCGGGCAGCTGTTCATCAGCAGGTTCGTCGACCGCAAGGGCGCGGGCACCATCCTGTGGATGCCCCTCGCAGCCGTCGTCTGCATGCTGGTTCTGGGCACCGGCGCGCTCGTTCCGGCCGTCTATGTCGCCTTCGTCATCGGCGCCAAGATGTTCATCAACAGCGGCCATGGCGGCATCACCAGCATCGCCGGCACGTTCTACCCTACGGCGATCCGCGCCAACGGTGCCGCCTGGGCGTCCTCCGTCGCCAAGGTCGGTGCCATGGCCGGACCGTGGCTCGGCGGTGTCATTCTCGATGCCGGCCTCGGGGCACGCGGAGCGTTCATCGTGTTCTCGGTCTGTCCGGCGGTGATGGTGCTCGTGCTGTTCGCGCTCGGCCGGGTCCAGCGCAGACTGCCGGCCGAGGCCGAGGGTGCGCTGTCCGCGGAGCTGCCCGCGACCGGTGTGGCGGCCGCGAGGCCGGCGGTCCAGATCTGA
- a CDS encoding aconitase X catalytic domain-containing protein: MKLNDTDKAMLDGAEGPAVAAAMDLLVRYGKALDAEELCDVRNVAGTMTQPSPAKAELVREGGWHKAYAVLNLDSDGDFTIPDMKVPTCQLQQSFGPDAEGVAPYPKELVALQSDAEAFYSRKGVNILATCTPYQVGNIPVRGEHLAWMESSAVVYANSVVGARTNCEGTASTGAASLTGRIPCWGNHRTENRIGTHHVDVRTPVAGPLDWGMLGYFAGGLVQEERPVVTGALARPDLLDLKHFGAAAASSGGVEIYHLPGITPEAPSLEAAFGGRRIPEAVPYGERERRAVYEDLNSQGTSPDVDFVLLGCPHASLDQVRDTARLLEGRRLNSGTQLWLMVPRALRTTADRNGWTQTIERAGGRVLTDSCPAMSRSAPPGTKVFATDSAKQAHYLPAILGIEAWFGTLADCIDAAVTGVWKGDLR, encoded by the coding sequence ATGAAGCTCAACGACACCGACAAGGCCATGCTCGACGGCGCAGAAGGACCCGCCGTCGCGGCAGCCATGGACCTCCTCGTCCGCTACGGGAAGGCTCTGGACGCCGAGGAGCTGTGCGACGTGCGGAACGTCGCGGGGACGATGACCCAGCCCTCGCCCGCCAAAGCAGAGCTCGTACGGGAAGGGGGCTGGCACAAGGCCTACGCCGTGCTCAACCTCGACAGTGACGGCGACTTCACCATCCCCGACATGAAGGTGCCCACCTGCCAGCTCCAGCAGAGCTTCGGCCCCGACGCCGAGGGCGTCGCCCCCTACCCGAAGGAACTCGTCGCGCTGCAGTCCGACGCCGAGGCGTTCTACAGCCGCAAGGGCGTCAACATCCTCGCCACCTGCACGCCGTACCAAGTGGGCAACATCCCCGTGCGCGGCGAACATCTGGCCTGGATGGAGTCCTCGGCGGTCGTCTACGCCAACTCGGTGGTGGGCGCCCGCACCAACTGCGAGGGCACCGCCTCCACCGGAGCGGCCTCGCTCACCGGCCGCATCCCCTGCTGGGGCAACCACCGCACCGAGAACCGGATCGGCACCCACCACGTCGACGTCCGCACACCGGTGGCGGGGCCACTCGACTGGGGCATGCTCGGCTACTTCGCGGGCGGCCTCGTCCAGGAGGAACGCCCGGTCGTCACCGGCGCGCTGGCCCGGCCCGACCTGCTCGACCTCAAGCACTTCGGCGCGGCCGCCGCATCGTCCGGCGGGGTCGAGATCTACCACCTTCCCGGCATCACTCCGGAAGCCCCGAGTCTCGAGGCGGCGTTCGGCGGCCGGCGGATCCCCGAGGCCGTCCCGTACGGGGAACGCGAACGCCGTGCCGTCTATGAGGACCTCAACTCCCAGGGCACGAGCCCGGACGTGGACTTCGTCCTCCTCGGCTGCCCGCACGCCTCGCTCGACCAGGTCCGCGACACCGCCCGGCTGCTGGAGGGGCGCCGGCTGAACTCCGGCACCCAGTTGTGGCTGATGGTGCCGCGAGCGCTGCGCACGACCGCCGACCGCAACGGCTGGACGCAGACCATCGAGCGCGCAGGCGGCCGTGTCCTCACCGACTCCTGCCCCGCCATGTCCCGCTCCGCGCCGCCCGGCACGAAGGTCTTTGCCACCGACTCGGCGAAGCAGGCCCACTACCTGCCCGCGATCCTCGGCATCGAGGCCTGGTTCGGCACGCTCGCCGACTGCATCGACGCCGCTGTCACCGGCGTCTGGAAGGGAGACCTGCGATGA